Part of the Erinaceus europaeus chromosome 5, mEriEur2.1, whole genome shotgun sequence genome is shown below.
gaggaagatgagggggaagaggaggaggaagaggaggagggggagggtaagaggaggggagagaagagataaGCCATCATCTCGGAACCTAGATCTGTAACTGTCAAAAACAGCAGACCCTTTCCAGGATTTCAGCACCGTGATGGCTTTACTGTTCTCCACTTCTGCTCTTTGGCCTCAGTGATTTCTATGTTTTCAgtcactgatttaataatgatttacaagattataagaaaatagagtttttttttaaattaatttatttattcttcttttttctatttatttatttattttcccttttttgtggcccttgttgttttattgttgtggtagttattattattgttactgttgtcgtcattgttggataggacagagagaaatggagagaggaggggaagacagagagggggagagaaagacagacacctgcagacctgcttcactgattgtgaagcgactcccctgcaggtggggagccagaggctggaaccgggatccttacaccctccggcccttgcgctttgcgccacctgcgcttaacccgccactattatctttatttatttatttattggatagagacagccacaaattgagaggcaaggtggagatagagaggaaaagagacagagagacacctgcagccctacttcaccactcacaaagctttcccctgcaagtggagaccaggggctcaaactcaggtccctaTGCATtgtaaacaggtgtgccaccacctggccctgggtccCTACTTGTTACAAGTGTTTCTTCTGGTCCGTAGAATTCATTTCAGTCTTATGATAGGTAGGGTCCATCACTCTCACTTCTTGTATGGAGTACACTGCTTAAATTGGTGGGGGGGAGTAGGGCCCAGAAAGGGGTCAATGGGTTGAGAAGGACAATTTCTCAACTATAAATAAGTAAGCCATGGGGATGCAATGTATACAGCATAAGACAATTTCAAAccattcttctttattttaatgcaCTTGAGATTTGAGAAAATGGTCTTTCCAGATAATTCCATCCTTTTTCACTATCAGATTGCCTGGTTATATAGCATGTTTGCAATATAAATGTTTTCAGTCAGCAATACTGTGTTATGTTTGAAGGTTGCTAAGGGTATATTTCTTGTAATGAAACCTTTCATTACAAGAAAAATAATTGTAACTGTGTATGGTGACGCATGCTAACATAAAGTGCCAGTGGTGTTGCAGTAGATACAAATATCAAGTCATGTTTATACCTGAAATTAATGCACTGTCATATGCCAATTCCATCTaaacttttgtctttctttttctctttttatatttacttgtttaatgagagagaaaccagagtactacttTGAGTATGCAGTACTTGGAGTTAAGCTGGGGGCCTCTCACACAAGCGTCCTGCTctgcccactgaaccacctccatgGCCACTTACAACTTAAGTTTTTAGAGGAAATGAAATAGCAGTTCTACAACACAATTCTCCGTGTATGAAGAGAAAACTTTATACATAACTTCCAATTTTATATTTATCCCTTCTCATCAGCCTTGAGAGTGGGAAATAAGTGGTTCAACCCCCTTTGACTGGTTTTGCACGCCCAAATAGTTGGCTTCCCTCAATAAACTAcagacacaccaccaccaccaccacacagaaGGCCCAGAAGCAGAATGAGACAATGAGGCGACCTCCTTAGTATCTTCTCTAAAGCTCCAAAGATCCAATAGTTATGGAAAAGCAGTCTCACACcaggttcagcacacatattacattgcacagagacccaggttcaagcccctgctccccacaagcggtgaagcaggtctgcaggtgtctatctttctctctccctctctaactcccctcccttctcaatttctctctgtcctgtcctatcaagtataacagaaagaaaagaaaagaaaagaaaagaaaagaaaagaaaagaaaagaaaaaagaaaagaaaagaaaagaaaagaaaagggaaaatggccaccaggtgcaatAGATTTCTAGTGCCAACAccgaaccccaatgataaccttggtggcagaaaaaagaataagagaggagaggagaggaggggaggggacaggacaggaagggagggaaagagaagggaggggggagaggggaggggaggggaagggaagggaggagaggggagcagagagaaagggaggagaggggaggggataagggagaggaggggaggggaggggagaggaagggaggggagggaagggaagagagaaagaagagaaatgagaggaggggaggggaagggaagggaagggaaggaaaagggaagggaagagaaaaagagaagagaaaagccaTCTCCCCAGCTACTCAGATCATCCTGTGGGATTTTCCCAGTACTGCTAAGAAACACACCACTATACCAACAGTCATGCCCACAAAGAACAGAGCAACTGATTCAAAACTTGCTTTGTCATTAATAGGGCACATtctggtgcatccagttgagtgcacagatcattatgcacaaggacccaggttcaaacccccaggtcccacctgcagagggaaagctttgcaagtaaacAGTCCtatcggtgtctctctttctctctcctcctctatctcttcaatcctctctcttgtctctattaaGTAAATAATACTTCTGAAAAGTCTAAGGTGGGTCAAAGTCCAAAGAGGAAAGAACAGTGCATAGAAAGTTGGGGCAGTGGTTAGAGCATGGCTACTAGAAGAATGAGGTGCCCGCTTTGATCAAGACCATCACCTGTGCCTGAGTGAGGTTCTGCTTCTTTCttattcctcttccctctcatgttaatgaataaatcctttcaagaaacaaaaaggaaatatggtTTAATGAAATCTCTTATTTATACTTGTCAGTGAGTAAGTATTGCATTATAACATGCAGTTATTACTGTAGGTCATGATCAAATTTTTGAATAATACGGGGCTATAATTTGCTTAATAATAGAAGAGAGcttttttaatccattttttatatttatttattcccttttgttgcccttgttgttttattgttgtagttattattgatgtcattgttattggataggacagagaaaaatggagagaggaggggaagacagagagggggagagaaagacagacacctgcagacctgcttcaccgcttgtgaagcgactcccctgcaggtggggagccgggggctggaacctggatccttacgggtccttgcactttgtgccacatgcacttaacccgctgtactaccacccaactctctaaagcttttttcattcatttttaaccaATGTTTATTCACATGCCATTGCCTTTTGAGGTTTGGGTAATATTTTCAGATAattctctgttctttctcactGTGATTTCTTTTGACTCATATAACATGTTGAAAATATTCAGTcccatttacagttaacaatatttatacccctttcccgtatttgggagctactctcttccctgatccagttttctggtcctttttccagccatgacatcatctccccagacaataacttggatccacctgcatatcagatgtcaggctcagaaagaaaaagaaaaagaaaaaaaaacactagtatagtcatgggccctttggaatataactaaaataggcttagtaactctctacaaaacggagacccccaaatcttcatctgcactattccagcctttaggttcatgatcagtcaacaatttgtttggctttatatgtttaacttttttttttttttgctttttttttcattttttatctttatttatttgttggatagaaacagtcagaaattgagaggggaagaaatgatagagagggagagagacagagagatacctgcagcactgctgcaccacttgtgaagcttcctcctacaggtggggaccaggggctcgaacctgggtccttgggcactgtaacatgtgtactcaaccaggtgcaccaccacctggacccccatatgttaactcttctttcagttaccaggttccagatgataccatgatgccaaccagactttcctggacagacaaccccaccactgtgtcctggagccccgcttccccagagccccaccccactagggaaagagagagacaggcagggagtatggatcaaccaccgGCCAACGTCCATATtctgcagagaagcagttacagaggccaggcattccaccttctgcatcccacaatgacccatcctgggtccgtgctcccagagagaacaagagtagggaagctatcaggggaggggatgggacaggaagttctggtggtggaaattgtgtggagttgtacccctcttatcctatggtttttgtcagtgtttcttttttataaataaaaattatttttaaaaagaataaaatattcattCCCTTAAGATTGCATATGTTAATAAATCATATTTTAATCTAACTCTGAACTATTCCTGGGAATTACCTATCTTCTAGATCCAGTTAACCGCTGAGCTCATTTCACAGTTTTGAAGTTGCAAGGGCGCCACCTCCTGatgaaataatttctttcttgagaGATGTTAAACAATTACCTAAAATATCCTAATTTTTTtctagcataaaaaaaaaatgcagttgcCATCATAAAGACATTGCTGTCCTTCAGAGTTCATGACTTCAGTAGGGGGTATCACTACTTTTCCCATCTGAGAAAGGTCCTTCCAGCCCCTTAGCAACGACAAGCACTAGTCTGTCCTTCTTGGTTTTCCGTTCATCCGAGCTGGTTTCAAGTTTCAGCTCCTCCTCGAATTCCAGTCTGCTGAGACTTCTCTCTAAACCATCCAAAATGGAGCCTCTTACAACTTACCCGTTAAGATGCTCAGGGCCCAAAGCAAAGGTATTTGCAGTTTTGCTGTCTATGGTTTTATGCACAGTAATGTTACTTCTTCTACAACTAAAATTCCTAAAACCTAAAATCAACAGCTTTTATACATTTGAAGTGAAAGATGCAAAAGGACAACCAGTTTCTCTGGAAAAATTTAAAGGCAGAGTAAGTTacatcttctttttatttctattgttTATCCATTTTCTCTGTGTATTCTCTCAGTAGAATTATTTTTTGCTGTTATTTGCTATAAAATGTTATAATTTTATCTTCAAAGTAATGTTATCAGAGCCATCAGTTTTCATAGCTTATATACTTCTAATTGGCACTCTGACATAATATGATTCCTTTAAAACCTTTAAATTTATGTACTGCATTTATACTATAAATTTAGGCATTTCTTAGTTACTAATGTGAACTTGGAAACTCTTATTAATAGAAGCATTAATTCCATaacctaaaacattttttttaaatcttgtcagaGGTCATATTAACTTTAAATtaactttaaattaaaaataaacgtTCGTGAGAACCGGATGCTCTTTGACAGTAGCCATCGTTCAGAATTTTAACTCATACGGATGGGTTAGGATTTTCAGTAAAAACAGCTACATCTAGACTATGTGAAATCAACTTATCAATGATCATACCCCTCCCCTCAAAAAACGGTTTAAGATGTTAATTGCTtgcaggatttctttctttctttctttctttctttctttcttttctcttttatttgtttcaCTTTCcggttggatttttttctttttccgggAGGTTTCACTAGTCGTAAACGTGGCTAGTGACTGCCAGCTCACAGACAGAAATTACTTAGCACTGCAGGGGCTGCACAAAGAGTTCGGGCCATCCCACTTCAGCGTGCTGGCTTTCCCCTGCAATCAGTTTGGAGACTCGGAGCCCCGCCCAAGCAAAGAAGTGGAATCTTTCGCAAGAAATAACTACGGAGTAACGTTCCCCATCTTCCACAAGATTAAGATTCTAGGACCTGAAGCCGAACCTGCATTTAGATTTCTTGTTGGTAAATATACATCTCGCCTCACCTATTTGATGTGTTTTTAATtgcttccatttttaaaatatac
Proteins encoded:
- the GPX8 gene encoding probable glutathione peroxidase 8 isoform X2: MEPLTTYPLRCSGPKAKVSLVVNVASDCQLTDRNYLALQGLHKEFGPSHFSVLAFPCNQFGDSEPRPSKEVESFARNNYGVTFPIFHKIKILGPEAEPAFRFLVDSTKKEPRWNFWKYLVNPEGQVVKSWKPEEPIEVIRPEIAALVRQMIIKKKEDL
- the GPX8 gene encoding probable glutathione peroxidase 8 isoform X1 — translated: MEPLTTYPLRCSGPKAKVFAVLLSMVLCTVMLLLLQLKFLKPKINSFYTFEVKDAKGQPVSLEKFKGRVSLVVNVASDCQLTDRNYLALQGLHKEFGPSHFSVLAFPCNQFGDSEPRPSKEVESFARNNYGVTFPIFHKIKILGPEAEPAFRFLVDSTKKEPRWNFWKYLVNPEGQVVKSWKPEEPIEVIRPEIAALVRQMIIKKKEDL
- the GPX8 gene encoding probable glutathione peroxidase 8 isoform X3, with the protein product MEPLTTYPLRCSGPKAKVFAVLLSMVLCTVMLLLLQLKFLKPKINSFYTFEVKDAKGQPVSLEKFKGRILQRRNQGGISGSIWSTLRVKL